A genome region from Pirellulales bacterium includes the following:
- a CDS encoding flotillin family protein: MNAVLLFAQSNATPALVWYALIAVFVLLVFASFVLLLLNRFKRCPSNRVMVIYGRTAGGQAVKCLHGGATFVWPLIQDYAYLSLEPIQIEIPLRGALSIENIRVNVPSVFTVAIGTTPEIMHNAAIRLLGLNTQEIEKQAQEIIFGQLRQVIASMRIEDINRDRDTFLTHVMNSLEPELKKIGLTLINVNITDITDESGYIDAIGQKAASQAIQQARGDVAEQVKLGETRVAEAERDKTVQVASAVKDKEIGTRVALREQAVRVAELDKEQLIGEQTAAFEREAQVKDAEREMRIKLAMANASAIEGENQSQAKIAASKAELAVRQAESYQVGETRKREAEAAVLEAQNKALAKAALAEAEKVEAERRASVEAPAKAEKAKVIVDAEALAEKRRIEAEGEAAAIYARLAAEAKGQYEILAKKGEGLQRIIDACGGAQQAFQLMMLEHLDNLTEASSRAISNIKFDKVVVWENGGANGQSSTANFLQNMARTLPPMMQVMRDVAGVELPEQLFKMAADDEPAKAAPTNGEKS; the protein is encoded by the coding sequence ATGAACGCCGTCTTGTTGTTTGCCCAGTCGAATGCGACTCCCGCGCTGGTCTGGTATGCCCTGATCGCCGTGTTCGTGCTGCTGGTGTTTGCCAGCTTCGTGCTGTTGCTGCTGAATCGCTTTAAGCGCTGCCCGAGCAACCGCGTGATGGTGATCTATGGTCGCACGGCCGGGGGCCAGGCCGTCAAGTGCCTGCACGGTGGCGCCACGTTCGTCTGGCCGTTGATCCAGGACTATGCCTATCTGAGCCTCGAGCCGATCCAGATCGAGATCCCGCTGCGCGGCGCGCTGTCGATCGAAAACATCCGCGTCAACGTTCCCAGCGTGTTCACCGTGGCCATCGGCACCACGCCCGAGATCATGCACAACGCGGCGATCCGCCTGTTGGGCCTGAACACGCAGGAAATCGAAAAGCAGGCCCAGGAAATCATCTTCGGCCAGCTGCGCCAGGTGATCGCCTCGATGCGCATCGAGGACATCAACCGCGACCGCGACACGTTCCTGACGCACGTCATGAACTCGCTCGAACCCGAGTTGAAGAAGATCGGCCTCACGCTGATCAACGTCAACATCACCGACATCACCGACGAGTCGGGCTACATCGACGCGATCGGCCAGAAGGCCGCCTCACAGGCCATCCAGCAGGCCCGCGGCGACGTGGCCGAGCAGGTCAAGTTGGGCGAAACGCGCGTGGCCGAGGCCGAGCGCGACAAGACGGTCCAGGTGGCCAGCGCGGTGAAGGACAAGGAGATCGGTACCCGCGTCGCGCTGCGCGAGCAGGCCGTGCGCGTGGCCGAATTGGACAAGGAACAGTTGATCGGCGAGCAGACCGCGGCCTTCGAACGCGAAGCGCAGGTCAAGGACGCCGAGCGCGAGATGCGCATCAAGCTGGCCATGGCCAATGCCTCGGCGATCGAGGGCGAAAACCAATCGCAGGCCAAGATCGCCGCGTCGAAGGCCGAACTGGCCGTGCGCCAGGCCGAGTCGTACCAGGTGGGCGAGACGCGCAAGCGCGAGGCAGAGGCCGCCGTGCTCGAGGCCCAGAACAAGGCCCTGGCCAAGGCCGCGCTGGCCGAGGCCGAGAAGGTCGAGGCCGAGCGCCGCGCCTCGGTCGAGGCCCCGGCCAAGGCCGAAAAGGCCAAGGTGATCGTCGACGCCGAAGCCTTGGCCGAGAAGCGCCGCATCGAGGCCGAGGGCGAGGCAGCCGCGATCTATGCCCGGCTGGCCGCCGAGGCGAAGGGCCAGTACGAAATCCTCGCCAAGAAGGGCGAAGGCTTGCAGCGGATCATCGACGCCTGCGGCGGCGCGCAGCAGGCGTTCCAACTGATGATGCTCGAACACCTCGACAACCTGACCGAGGCCTCGTCGCGGGCCATCTCGAACATCAAGTTCGACAAGGTCGTCGTCTGGGAAAATGGCGGAGCCAACGGCCAATCGTCGACGGCCAACTTCCTGCAGAACATGGCCCGCACCTTGCCGCCGATGATGCAGGTGATGCGCGACGTGGCCGGCGTCGAACTGCCGGAGCAGTTGTTCAAAATGGCCGCCGATGACGAGCCGGCCAAGGCGGCGCCCACCAACGGCGAAAAGAGCTGA
- a CDS encoding sugar phosphate isomerase/epimerase — protein MQLGLVTYMWGADWDLPTLISNCAETGFRGVELRTGHKHGVETSLSAAERREVAARFADSPVTLVGLGTTCEFHSADADEVAKNVAEAKAAVQLCHDCGGSGIKVRPNGLPMSVSVSKTLEQIGRSLAEVARFGEGLGIVVRLEVHGRGTSELPHVRTIMDAADHPGAVVCWNSNPTDLAGEGLEHNFNLVKDRLGTIHIHELISEYPWQQLFALLKQSGFDGWTLLEEGNATADPLRVMKYYRLLWERMTA, from the coding sequence ATGCAACTCGGACTTGTGACCTACATGTGGGGCGCCGATTGGGACCTGCCAACGCTGATCTCGAATTGCGCCGAGACTGGCTTCAGAGGGGTCGAACTGCGGACCGGCCACAAGCACGGCGTCGAGACGTCGCTTTCGGCGGCCGAGCGGCGCGAGGTGGCGGCGCGGTTCGCCGACAGCCCGGTGACGCTCGTCGGGCTGGGGACGACGTGCGAATTCCACAGTGCCGATGCCGACGAGGTGGCGAAGAACGTGGCCGAGGCCAAAGCCGCGGTGCAGTTGTGCCACGACTGCGGCGGATCGGGCATCAAGGTCCGACCCAACGGGCTGCCGATGAGCGTGAGCGTGTCGAAGACGCTCGAACAGATTGGCCGCTCGCTGGCCGAGGTGGCGCGGTTCGGCGAAGGACTCGGCATCGTCGTGCGGCTCGAGGTGCACGGCCGCGGCACGAGCGAGCTACCACACGTCCGCACCATCATGGATGCGGCCGATCATCCCGGCGCCGTGGTCTGCTGGAACTCGAACCCGACCGACCTGGCCGGCGAGGGCCTCGAGCACAACTTCAACCTGGTCAAAGACCGGCTCGGCACGATCCACATCCATGAACTGATCAGCGAGTATCCTTGGCAACAACTCTTTGCGCTGCTCAAGCAATCCGGCTTCGACGGCTGGACCCTGCTCGAGGAAGGCAACGCGACGGCAGACCCGTTGCGGGTCATGAAATATTACCGGCTGCTCTGGGAGCGGATGACGGCCTGA
- a CDS encoding YebC/PmpR family DNA-binding transcriptional regulator: protein MGRIFEKRKQSIFKTAAQKSKLYAKYGKQLYMAAKNGVPSIEGNPALRAMVEKAKRDQVPSHVIEKAIQKAAGAGGEDYQAARYEGFAPGGALVIVDCLTDNNQRTISEIRSCFSKTGSKLAANGSVAMSFDHVAVLSFKGDNEEQVLEAMFAANVDVEEVESKDGYITIFAPPAEFYKAKTALLEAFPDVDLETQEITFLPQALKALSPEDQAQFEKFLNMLNDCDDVQDIYHNVDMPG from the coding sequence ATGGGACGTATTTTCGAAAAGCGTAAGCAGTCAATCTTCAAGACGGCTGCGCAAAAATCGAAGCTCTATGCCAAGTACGGCAAACAGTTGTACATGGCGGCCAAGAACGGCGTACCGAGCATCGAGGGCAACCCGGCTCTGCGCGCCATGGTCGAAAAGGCCAAGCGCGACCAGGTGCCCAGCCACGTGATTGAAAAAGCGATCCAGAAGGCCGCTGGCGCGGGCGGCGAGGACTACCAGGCCGCGCGGTACGAGGGCTTTGCCCCCGGCGGCGCCCTGGTGATCGTCGATTGCCTGACCGACAACAACCAACGGACGATCTCCGAAATCCGCAGTTGCTTCTCGAAGACCGGCTCGAAACTGGCGGCGAACGGCTCGGTGGCGATGTCGTTCGACCACGTGGCCGTGCTTTCGTTCAAAGGAGACAACGAGGAGCAGGTGCTTGAGGCGATGTTCGCCGCCAATGTCGACGTCGAAGAAGTCGAAAGCAAGGACGGCTACATCACGATCTTCGCCCCACCGGCCGAGTTCTACAAAGCCAAGACGGCCTTGCTCGAAGCGTTTCCCGACGTCGACCTGGAAACCCAGGAGATTACCTTCCTGCCGCAGGCGCTCAAGGCGCTCAGTCCGGAAGACCAGGCGCAGTTCGAGAAGTTTCTGAACATGCTGAACGATTGCGACGACGTGCAGGACATCTATCACAACGTCGACATGCCCGGTTAG
- a CDS encoding NHL repeat-containing protein, which produces MAWGKEGTEPGEFHFPIGIAITPANEILVTDHYNNRVQKFSSDGQLLGHFAVLPNPGGIALDKSGNLYLGHFTAASTSKEVYPDRLSVYSPAGELLHEWGKSGTGPGEFNYPGGMVIAPDGRLYVADQTNHRIQVLDLEGRFLAEWGKHGTKPGEFGGNTNVRSRAGGPDFVALDKQGNVYTTEAMDGRVQKFTPDGAFLAAFGDLQDRPGSFGREFEPLHSMHGPIGICCDSHDRLWISAAGGRIQQFTSDGEFLRSFGEEQGTEPGQFLAPHGLALDSRGHLYIVDAYNHRIQKFDVGGQ; this is translated from the coding sequence TTGGCGTGGGGCAAGGAGGGAACGGAGCCCGGCGAGTTTCACTTTCCGATCGGCATCGCCATTACGCCGGCAAACGAGATTCTGGTCACCGACCATTACAACAACCGAGTACAGAAGTTCTCGTCCGACGGCCAGCTCTTGGGTCATTTCGCCGTGCTGCCCAATCCGGGCGGAATCGCGCTCGACAAGTCGGGCAACCTTTACCTCGGTCATTTTACGGCCGCGTCGACCAGCAAAGAGGTCTATCCCGACCGGCTGTCTGTCTACAGTCCTGCGGGTGAACTGCTGCACGAATGGGGGAAGTCCGGGACCGGACCAGGCGAGTTCAACTATCCCGGCGGCATGGTCATCGCGCCCGACGGTCGTCTCTACGTCGCCGACCAGACGAACCACCGCATTCAGGTGCTCGACCTGGAGGGGAGGTTTTTAGCCGAGTGGGGAAAGCACGGGACGAAGCCGGGCGAATTCGGCGGCAACACCAACGTCCGATCACGCGCTGGCGGCCCCGATTTTGTTGCGCTCGACAAGCAGGGCAATGTCTATACGACCGAAGCCATGGACGGCCGCGTGCAGAAATTCACTCCCGACGGCGCTTTCCTCGCGGCGTTTGGCGACCTCCAAGACCGGCCCGGCAGCTTTGGGCGCGAGTTCGAACCACTTCACAGCATGCATGGCCCCATCGGCATCTGTTGCGACAGCCATGACCGATTGTGGATCAGTGCCGCGGGCGGTCGGATTCAGCAATTCACCAGCGACGGCGAGTTTCTGCGCAGCTTTGGCGAGGAACAGGGGACCGAACCTGGCCAGTTTCTCGCGCCGCACGGCCTGGCATTAGACAGTCGCGGGCACCTGTACATCGTCGACGCGTACAACCACCGAATTCAGAAATTTGACGTCGGCGGGCAGTAG
- the pepF gene encoding oligoendopeptidase F — MSKVKALPTRKQVKPNDTWDLGSLFASDAEWQSALAKWEKRLPQLGKFRGTLASGAEALAACLKYYFDFQRVGERLGNYAFLRTAEDTADGPAQAMLARFRNVSSRADQATSYIQPELMAISTTKMDRILQAKPLDPYRRLLRRWLRYKPHTLNDREERILAMQAEMSAAAAQTFRQLNNADLKFGTIDNGRGQKLELSHATFSACLHSPLREVRKAAFHQYYQQYAGHQNTIATTLAGSIHRDIYYAKVRNYGSALEASLFHDNVPVTVYTNLIGAVHKHLPSLYRYYDLRKRRMKLKTIHHYDTYVPILSELEKKHTWNQAVKTCIAALEPLGTEYCGVLEAGLMGRWCDRYENHGKQSGAFSSGSYESDPFILMNYQADVLDHVFTLAHEAGHSMHTWYSARHQPFHEYDYTIFVAEVASTFNEQLLSRHLHAQAQDDRERAFLINREIDAIRGTIIRQTMFAEFEMLAHAHAEDNQPLTLDAMKQMYRGLLERYFGPDFTLDDELSLECFRIPHFYSAFYVYKYATGLSAAIALAERVRSGGPKELDDYLNFLRGGSSKDPLDLLRGAGVDMEKPQPVETALRYFGKLVDELDELL; from the coding sequence ATGAGCAAAGTCAAAGCGTTACCGACGCGCAAGCAAGTCAAGCCGAACGACACCTGGGACCTGGGCAGCCTGTTTGCCAGCGACGCCGAATGGCAATCTGCGCTGGCGAAGTGGGAAAAGCGCCTCCCCCAGCTCGGCAAGTTTCGCGGCACCCTGGCGAGCGGCGCCGAGGCCCTGGCCGCGTGCTTGAAGTACTACTTCGACTTTCAGCGCGTCGGCGAACGGCTGGGCAACTATGCATTTCTGCGCACGGCCGAAGACACGGCCGACGGCCCGGCGCAGGCGATGCTCGCGCGGTTTCGCAACGTCAGCAGCCGCGCCGACCAGGCCACGAGCTATATCCAGCCTGAGCTGATGGCCATCTCGACCACGAAGATGGATCGCATCCTGCAGGCCAAGCCGCTCGACCCGTATCGCCGGCTGTTGCGGCGCTGGCTGCGATATAAGCCGCACACGCTCAACGACCGCGAAGAGCGCATCCTGGCGATGCAGGCCGAGATGAGCGCGGCGGCCGCGCAGACGTTTCGCCAGTTGAACAATGCCGATCTCAAGTTTGGCACCATCGACAACGGCCGCGGCCAGAAGCTCGAGCTCAGCCATGCGACTTTTTCGGCGTGCCTGCATTCACCGCTGCGCGAGGTTCGCAAGGCGGCCTTTCATCAGTATTACCAGCAGTATGCCGGCCATCAGAACACGATCGCTACGACGCTGGCCGGCTCGATCCACCGCGACATCTACTATGCCAAGGTGCGCAATTACGGCAGCGCGCTCGAAGCGTCGCTGTTTCACGACAACGTGCCGGTCACCGTCTACACCAATCTGATCGGTGCGGTGCACAAGCACCTGCCGTCGTTGTACCGCTATTACGACCTGCGCAAGCGGCGGATGAAGCTCAAGACGATCCACCACTATGACACCTATGTGCCGATCCTGAGCGAGCTGGAAAAGAAACACACCTGGAACCAGGCCGTCAAAACGTGCATCGCGGCGCTCGAACCGTTGGGCACCGAGTATTGCGGCGTGCTCGAGGCCGGACTGATGGGCCGGTGGTGCGACCGCTACGAAAACCACGGCAAGCAAAGCGGCGCGTTCAGCTCGGGCTCGTACGAGAGCGACCCCTTCATCCTGATGAACTACCAGGCCGACGTGCTCGATCACGTGTTCACGCTCGCGCACGAGGCGGGCCACTCGATGCACACCTGGTACTCGGCCCGGCACCAGCCGTTCCACGAGTATGATTACACGATCTTCGTCGCCGAAGTGGCCAGCACCTTCAATGAGCAATTGCTCAGCCGCCACTTGCACGCGCAGGCCCAAGACGATCGCGAACGGGCCTTCCTGATCAACCGCGAGATCGACGCCATTCGCGGCACGATCATCCGCCAGACGATGTTCGCCGAATTCGAGATGCTGGCCCATGCCCATGCCGAGGACAACCAGCCGCTCACGCTCGACGCGATGAAGCAGATGTACCGCGGGCTGCTGGAGCGGTACTTCGGCCCGGACTTCACGCTCGACGACGAGCTGAGCCTGGAGTGCTTCCGGATTCCGCACTTCTACAGCGCGTTCTACGTGTACAAGTACGCGACGGGCCTGTCGGCCGCGATCGCGCTGGCCGAACGCGTGCGCAGCGGCGGCCCGAAGGAGCTCGACGACTATCTCAATTTCCTGCGCGGCGGGTCGTCCAAGGACCCGCTCGACCTGCTCCGCGGCGCGGGCGTCGACATGGAAAAGCCGCAACCGGTCGAAACGGCGCTGCGCTACTTCGGCAAGCTGGTCGACGAGCTGGACGAGTTGCTGTGA
- a CDS encoding ketoacyl-ACP synthase III produces the protein MRRLMGFRIVSTGSYVPERVVTNEELAQTFGYDADWIVQRTGIVTRHLAAPDEATSDLALRAAQRAIERAGVQAEDIDLLVLATATPDTSGTSSAALVQDRLGLGCQAFDVTAACAGFMYALTTAAQYVVTGCSKLALVIGADTMSRVCNPADQRSAPLFGDGAGAVLLSAGTPQQGFESYALGSDGSGSGYLHRPMGGSRMPIDPNRLGEGLQYMQMDGRAVFKWAIQLLSYNIPAVLEHAGCAVSDMDLFVLHQANERIISAAAENLGLPPERIFMNVQRVGNTTAGSVPLALDEAIAAGRVRPGNRVLLSAFGAGLAWGTAVLRW, from the coding sequence GTGCGTCGACTGATGGGCTTTCGCATCGTCTCGACGGGCAGCTATGTGCCCGAGCGCGTGGTGACGAACGAGGAGCTGGCGCAGACGTTCGGCTACGACGCCGACTGGATCGTCCAGCGCACCGGGATCGTGACCCGGCACCTGGCCGCGCCGGACGAGGCGACCAGCGATCTGGCGCTGCGCGCGGCACAGCGCGCAATCGAACGCGCCGGGGTGCAGGCCGAAGATATCGACCTGCTGGTCCTCGCCACGGCCACTCCCGACACGTCCGGCACCAGCAGCGCGGCCTTGGTACAAGATCGACTGGGATTGGGGTGCCAGGCCTTCGACGTCACGGCGGCCTGCGCGGGCTTCATGTATGCCCTGACCACGGCGGCGCAGTATGTCGTCACCGGTTGCAGTAAGCTGGCCCTGGTGATTGGCGCCGACACGATGTCGCGAGTCTGCAACCCGGCCGATCAACGCTCGGCGCCGCTGTTCGGCGACGGTGCCGGCGCGGTGCTGCTCTCCGCCGGCACGCCGCAGCAGGGCTTCGAGAGCTACGCCCTGGGGAGCGATGGCTCGGGCAGCGGCTATCTGCACCGCCCGATGGGCGGCTCGCGGATGCCGATCGACCCGAATCGGCTCGGCGAAGGGTTGCAGTACATGCAGATGGACGGCCGCGCGGTGTTCAAATGGGCCATCCAATTGCTCTCCTACAACATCCCGGCCGTGCTCGAGCACGCCGGCTGCGCGGTGAGCGACATGGACCTGTTCGTCCTGCACCAGGCCAACGAACGGATCATCAGCGCCGCGGCCGAAAATCTCGGCCTGCCGCCCGAGCGGATCTTCATGAACGTACAGCGCGTCGGCAACACGACGGCCGGGAGCGTGCCGTTGGCCTTGGACGAGGCCATCGCCGCGGGGCGCGTGCGACCGGGCAATCGCGTGCTGCTCTCGGCGTTCGGCGCGGGCCTGGCCTGGGGTACGGCCGTGCTGCGGTGGTAA
- a CDS encoding Gfo/Idh/MocA family oxidoreductase, protein MTAIRAQKSPVRVAIVGAGAVSDYHHVPGLALDPRAQLVAACDTSTELLARRQETWPKLRADWPKLRVTTDAEQLAADPEVDALIIATPNFTHRPISVAAARHGKHVMCEKPLGLNAQEVGEMYATARDAGVVHMTAFTYRFAPAMRYMKHLVASGQLGEPRHFRSQRFLDWPETSWGWRQYQSQAGAGDLFDMTIHRLDFAMDLLGPLARISGAIARFAPRTRTVDGRDCPPSDVDDWSALLGEFACGATGVWEGTTLAKGYGREGFGHEWAEINGSLGSAVYRLHEPNTILLGKTGSDLAPVTVPGEFLKPADSPRDPAVGVPATVFRYDLAWEFVSAIVGGRQAVPSYYDGWNAQRVADSVLRSYRERRWIDTPPGEP, encoded by the coding sequence ATGACGGCAATTCGAGCCCAAAAATCGCCGGTGCGTGTGGCCATCGTAGGCGCTGGCGCCGTCAGCGATTACCACCATGTGCCGGGGCTGGCGCTCGATCCACGGGCGCAGCTCGTGGCCGCCTGCGATACGAGCACCGAGCTGCTGGCCCGCCGCCAGGAGACCTGGCCCAAGCTGCGGGCCGACTGGCCGAAGCTGCGCGTCACGACCGACGCCGAGCAGCTCGCCGCCGACCCCGAAGTCGACGCGCTGATCATCGCCACGCCGAATTTCACCCATCGCCCGATCTCGGTGGCCGCCGCGCGACACGGCAAGCACGTGATGTGCGAAAAGCCGCTGGGACTGAATGCCCAGGAAGTGGGCGAGATGTACGCTACGGCCCGCGACGCGGGCGTCGTGCACATGACGGCGTTTACCTACCGCTTCGCGCCGGCGATGCGATACATGAAACACCTGGTCGCCAGCGGACAGTTGGGCGAGCCGCGGCATTTTCGCTCGCAGCGGTTTCTCGATTGGCCCGAGACGAGCTGGGGCTGGCGCCAGTACCAGTCGCAGGCCGGGGCGGGCGACCTGTTCGACATGACGATTCATCGGCTCGATTTTGCGATGGACCTGCTCGGACCGCTCGCGCGGATCAGCGGGGCCATCGCCCGGTTTGCTCCGCGGACCAGGACGGTCGACGGGCGCGATTGCCCGCCTTCGGATGTGGACGACTGGTCGGCGCTGCTCGGCGAATTCGCCTGCGGCGCGACCGGCGTGTGGGAAGGCACGACCTTGGCCAAGGGCTACGGCCGCGAGGGCTTCGGCCACGAGTGGGCCGAGATCAACGGCTCGCTCGGCTCGGCCGTCTATCGCCTGCACGAACCGAATACGATTCTGCTCGGCAAAACCGGCAGCGACCTGGCGCCGGTGACCGTGCCGGGTGAGTTTCTCAAGCCGGCCGACAGCCCGCGCGACCCCGCGGTGGGCGTGCCGGCGACCGTGTTTCGCTACGACCTCGCGTGGGAGTTCGTTTCGGCCATCGTGGGCGGGCGCCAGGCGGTGCCCAGCTACTACGACGGATGGAACGCCCAGCGCGTGGCCGACTCGGTGTTGCGGTCGTATCGCGAACGACGCTGGATCGACACGCCCCCCGGCGAGCCCTGA
- a CDS encoding NRDE family protein: MCLIALAFQVFDDCPVAVAANREEYFDRPADPPALRRAGTMPVVCGQDLRAGGTWLGVNGRGVLVAVTNRWFVESPPEPRSRGSLAMELLACATARQAAELAHRELATGRYAGVNYVCLDAASGHVVSFTGLMEVRGNVEQIDLRPGLHLLTNGPLNDASDFRQRYFRSLLADRSCDDTTEFSAVTQAILRTGPDESQQHTIIVRDDHRGTVSSSIVLLPRNLQQSRWWYAPEAPDRVDYQDRSAILVALLTGKA; encoded by the coding sequence ATGTGCCTGATTGCCCTCGCCTTTCAAGTCTTCGACGACTGTCCCGTGGCCGTTGCGGCCAATCGCGAGGAGTACTTCGATCGACCGGCCGACCCGCCGGCCTTGCGCCGGGCGGGAACCATGCCCGTGGTCTGTGGACAAGACCTTCGGGCTGGCGGAACCTGGTTGGGCGTGAACGGTCGCGGCGTGCTCGTCGCGGTGACGAATCGGTGGTTTGTCGAGTCGCCGCCCGAGCCGCGTTCGCGGGGCTCGCTGGCCATGGAATTGCTCGCCTGCGCCACGGCCCGGCAAGCCGCAGAGCTGGCACACCGCGAATTGGCCACCGGACGCTATGCCGGGGTCAATTACGTCTGCCTCGATGCGGCCAGCGGCCACGTCGTCAGCTTCACGGGCCTGATGGAGGTGCGCGGAAATGTCGAGCAGATCGATCTGCGGCCGGGCCTGCACCTGCTGACCAATGGCCCGCTGAACGACGCGTCGGATTTTCGCCAGCGCTATTTCCGCAGCCTGCTGGCCGACCGCAGCTGCGACGACACGACGGAATTCTCCGCTGTGACCCAAGCGATCTTGCGCACCGGACCGGACGAATCGCAGCAGCATACGATCATCGTCCGCGACGATCACCGCGGCACCGTGTCGTCGAGCATTGTGCTGCTGCCGCGCAATCTCCAGCAGTCGCGTTGGTGGTACGCGCCCGAGGCCCCCGATCGCGTCGATTACCAGGATCGCTCAGCGATTCTGGTCGCGCTGCTCACGGGCAAAGCCTGA
- the pyrE gene encoding orotate phosphoribosyltransferase: MVTTVYDRNALAELVRSRALRFGDFTLASGKKAKFYLDCKQITLASAGARLVGEGMLDLLADSPPAAVGGMSIGADPIVAAIITLADLRQLDLAGFLVRKEPKGHGTNRYIEGPVAAGQNVAIVEDVVTTGGSSLLAIERAEEFGLKVVHVLTIVDRLEGGREAFESRGYRFSSLFTIRDFGIEPAG; the protein is encoded by the coding sequence CTGGTCACGACCGTGTACGATCGCAACGCACTTGCCGAGTTGGTTCGCAGCCGGGCCCTGCGGTTTGGCGACTTCACGCTCGCCTCGGGCAAGAAGGCCAAGTTCTACCTCGACTGCAAACAGATCACCCTGGCTTCGGCCGGCGCGCGGCTGGTCGGCGAGGGGATGCTTGATCTGCTGGCCGATAGCCCGCCAGCGGCCGTGGGCGGCATGTCGATCGGCGCCGATCCGATCGTGGCGGCCATCATCACGCTGGCCGATTTGCGTCAACTCGACCTGGCCGGCTTCCTGGTGCGCAAAGAGCCCAAGGGGCACGGCACCAACCGCTACATCGAAGGGCCCGTCGCGGCGGGTCAGAACGTGGCCATCGTCGAAGACGTCGTCACGACCGGCGGCTCGTCGCTGTTGGCGATCGAACGGGCCGAGGAGTTCGGCCTGAAGGTCGTGCACGTGCTGACGATCGTCGATCGCCTCGAAGGGGGCCGCGAGGCGTTCGAAAGCCGCGGCTACCGCTTCAGCAGCCTGTTCACCATCCGCGACTTCGGCATCGAGCCGGCGGGGTAA
- a CDS encoding L,D-transpeptidase family protein, translating into MNSLKSLVMLVVLGGIGYGVWLALTGSPEPPPPAEAPPGWADAPPAIDMGEGDAVPTEVQPVPTEASEAPPFAEAPAAPLAAAPAPPGAAPEVEAPPVEAPAFGAAPPVDPSAMPDANTAAAPLTTQAAPVNEAYGNSYATPPADLATVPGAEAAGVPPAAPAGDFATALQAMRQQIEQGQLAAAHLALSQWYDNPNLAGEEHQQLMELLDPVAGTAVYSGEHVLEPAYVVQPGDTLDKIAAPYQVPWQLLAKINGIRDPNQLQPGTQLKVLRGPFNAVVDLDEFLLTLYLHERYAGRFRIGIGQDQSTPVGEYTVQNKVENPEYTGADGTIAADDPANPLGERWLDLGNHLGIHGTNDPNSVGRAESRGCIRMSPADIIDVYDILSVGSRVTIRH; encoded by the coding sequence GTGAACTCGCTCAAGTCGTTGGTGATGTTGGTCGTACTAGGCGGCATCGGATATGGCGTCTGGCTCGCCTTAACCGGATCGCCGGAACCGCCACCGCCGGCCGAAGCGCCGCCCGGCTGGGCCGACGCGCCTCCCGCGATCGACATGGGCGAAGGCGATGCCGTGCCGACCGAGGTGCAACCGGTTCCAACCGAAGCGAGCGAAGCGCCGCCGTTTGCCGAAGCGCCGGCAGCGCCGCTGGCCGCCGCTCCCGCCCCTCCTGGCGCTGCGCCCGAGGTCGAAGCCCCGCCAGTCGAGGCGCCCGCCTTTGGCGCCGCGCCTCCGGTCGATCCCAGCGCCATGCCCGACGCGAACACCGCGGCCGCCCCACTGACCACGCAGGCCGCGCCGGTGAATGAGGCCTACGGCAACAGCTATGCCACGCCGCCTGCCGATCTGGCCACCGTGCCCGGCGCCGAAGCCGCCGGCGTTCCGCCCGCCGCGCCGGCGGGCGATTTCGCCACCGCACTCCAAGCCATGCGCCAGCAGATCGAACAGGGTCAGTTGGCCGCGGCGCACCTGGCATTGTCGCAGTGGTACGACAACCCGAATCTCGCGGGCGAAGAACACCAACAGTTGATGGAACTTCTCGACCCGGTGGCCGGCACGGCCGTGTACTCGGGCGAGCATGTGCTCGAGCCGGCCTACGTCGTGCAGCCGGGCGACACGCTCGACAAGATTGCCGCGCCCTACCAGGTGCCTTGGCAGTTGCTGGCCAAGATCAATGGCATTCGCGATCCCAACCAGTTGCAGCCCGGCACACAGCTCAAGGTGCTGCGCGGACCGTTCAATGCGGTCGTCGATCTTGATGAGTTCCTGCTGACCCTGTATTTGCACGAGCGCTACGCGGGCCGGTTCCGCATCGGCATCGGGCAGGATCAATCGACGCCGGTCGGCGAGTACACGGTGCAAAACAAGGTCGAGAACCCCGAGTACACCGGCGCCGACGGCACGATCGCGGCCGACGACCCCGCCAATCCGCTCGGCGAGCGCTGGCTCGATCTGGGAAACCATTTGGGCATCCACGGCACGAACGATCCGAACTCGGTCGGACGTGCCGAATCGCGCGGCTGCATCCGCATGTCGCCCGCCGACATCATCGACGTCTACGACATCCTCTCCGTCGGCTCGCGGGTGACGATTCGTCACTGA